In a genomic window of Ranitomeya imitator isolate aRanImi1 chromosome 5, aRanImi1.pri, whole genome shotgun sequence:
- the LRATD1 gene encoding protein LRATD1 has translation MGNQLDRITHLNYSELPTGDPSGIEKDELRVGVAYFFSDEEEDLDDRGQSERYTVRDPSPSECEGHILLNEIEFSAFSCQECIFSKLRGSQDLSVYPMQGLLTFCKPGDLLELIFICPTADHSLPPSPHWAVYIGQGQIIHLHHGEIRKDNVFEVGGGCMGRVVSGWYRYRPLTAELVLQNACGHLGLRSDEICWTNSESFAAWCRFGNREFKAGGEVQSDNLQYFLKLHLEENNIHTMRFHSLEELIREKRNLDASGKLRVIKELSMMENKE, from the coding sequence ATGGGAAATCAACTGGATCGCATCACCCACCTGAATTACAGTGAGCTGCCAACAGGAGACCCTTCTGGGATAGAAAAGGACGAGCTACGAGTTGGGGTGGCCTACTTTTTCTCTGATGAGGAGGAGGACCTGGACGATAGAGGGCAATCTGAGCGATACACTGTGAGGGACCCCAGTCCCAGCGAGTGTGAGGGGCATATTCTACTCAATGAGATTGAGTTTTCTGCCTTTAGTTGCCAGGAATGCATCTTTTCCAAGCTCAGGGGCAGCCAGGATCTCAGTGTCTATCCTATGCAAGGCTTGTTGACCTTTTGCAAACCAGGGGATCTCCTGGAATTGATCTTTATTTGCCCCACTGCAGACCATTCTCTTCCCCCATCACCTCACTGGGCTGTTTACATTGGGCAGGGACAGATTATACACTTGCACCATGGGGAGATCCGCAAAGACAATGTGTTCGAGGTAGGCGGAGGGTGTATGGGCCGGGTGGTTAGTGGTTGGTATCGATATAGACCCCTGACCGCCGAGCTGGTCCTCCAAAACGCATGTGGACACCTTGGCTTACGAAGTGATGAGATCTGCTGGACTAACTCTGAAAGTTTTGCAGCCTGGTGTAGGTTTGGCAACAGAGAATTCAAAGCCGGTGGCGAGGTCCAGTCTGATAACCTCCAGTATTTTTTGAAACTCCATCTGGAAGAGAATAACATTCATACCATGAGGTTTCACAGTCTGGAGGAACTTATACGTGAGAAACGTAATTTGGATGCTAGTGGGAAACTAAGAGTCATCAAAGAACTCTCCATGATGGAGAACAAGGAGTAA